The DNA region GGAGGGACCACCGTCGGCGAGCACGGCGCGAACCACTAGCTACGCGTGTGACAAATCCGGCGCGGGCGCGCCGCGCGTCGCGAGACACAGCAACACCGTCCCGGCGCCGGTCCCGACGAGCAGGCAGGGGCCGACCGTCCACCAGCCGTCGGCCGCGGTGACGGCGAGGCCGACCAGGGGCGGGGCGGCCAGCGCGCCGATGCTGCCGAGCTGGGCGACCAGGCCGTTCGCGGCGTCCATGTCGGAGGTGGCGCGCACGGCGAGGGGGATGGCCGCGAAGACCGACGCCACCACCAGTGCGTCGCTGAGCGCGACCACCAGGGCGCTGCTCACCGAACCCCAGGTGCCGCCCACCCCGCCGAAGGCGGCGAGCGCTCCGGCCGGCATGAGGAGCGCGACCAGGAACAGGTGCTTCACGTCCTTGCCCCGGCGCAGCAGGGCGCTCGCCAGGAAGCCACCGGCGACGCCGACGAACGACACGATGCCGGTGAGCGTCCCCGCGGTCTCGGTGGGGACGTCGAACTCCTCGTGCAGGTACGTGGGGTAGAGGGTGACACCCGCGTCGCCCGCGCCCGAGCGGTCATCGCCGAGGGCGGCGACGAGGAGCTCCTGTCCTGGACGTCCCTGCGGGCCCGACGGCACGGCGCGCTCATGTGCTGCATGCCGACCCGCCAGGCCGCCCTCGGCCCGCGCGCCCGTCTCCTTCCGCTGTACGACGTGCTGCTCCTGAACGCGTGCGAGGCCCGGAACCTCCTGTGCCGGGCCGGGACGCCCGCCGAGCAGGCCGCGCGGCTGCGTCAACTGGGCCCCCGCGTGGTCGTGGTCACCGCGGGCGCGGCCGGGGCCGCCATGGCCTGCGCGCCGTACGACGAAGTCCTGTTCCTGCCCGCCGAGCACGGCGCGTGCGCGGACGACACAGGCGCGGGCGACGCGCTCGCATCCGCCTTCGTGCTCGGCCTCAGCACCGGCGCGAGCCCCCGGGCCGCCCTCGCCCAGGGGCTGCGGGCGGCCCGGGTCACCATCGGGTGCCGCCGGAGCACCTGCCGCGCCCTGTCGACGGCCCGGGCGCTCAAGGCGCGCTGAACCGCTTGGTGGAGCCCACCCGGTGGGCGCGCATCGTGATGCCGTCCTCGGCGAGCCCCCGCGCGATGGTGTCGTCGTCGTACGCGGCGACACCGGCGTCGGTGAGGATCTGGTAGTCGGTGGAGTGCATGGCGATGTCGCCGAGGCGCGCCTGCCTGATCTCCCCGACGTTGTGGCCCTCGTAGCCCGCGGGCAGTTCGTACGCCCGGTCGGCGAGGCAGGCGAACATCAGCAGGTGGTAGTCGCCCTCCGCCCATTTGCCGGTGAACTCGTAGACGGCGAACAGGGAGCAGGACTCCACCGCGATGCCGGTCTCCTCACGGGCCTCCCGCAGCGCGGCGGACTCGGCGGCCTCCCCGCGCTCGATGCCGCCGCCGGGCAGCAGCCAGCTGCCGGCGTACGGGCCCTTCAGCTGGTGGATGAACGTCACGGTCCCCCCGGGACCGGGAACCACCAGCAGCGCTGCGGGCAGTGCCTCTGCGAATCGGCTCATCGTGCTCCGCGTCCTCGTTCCGTCGTCGTCGAGCGCTCGCATCAGTACGCGATGACCGGTCAGCACTCGGTGGTCGGTCAGTACTCGATGATCAGTCAGTACTCGGTGTTCGGTCAGTACTCGGTCGGTCGGCCCTCGGGCGGGATGACCAGGGCAGGCCCATACGTTCCCGCCCTGCCCTTGCGGTAGTAGGGCTCGGTGCGCGTGGTGAAACCATAGGTCGCGAGGGTCTGGCCGGGTTCGACAGGTCCGGGCCGCAGACGATCACCTTCGAGCGGACGTCGAAGGCCATCGCCTCCCGCACGAGGTCCGCGCTCGGTTCGTCGCACTCGATGTACGCGACGAACTCGCCCCGGGCCCGCAGGGAGCAGCGGACGGACCTGATCGGGTGGCCCGCTCCGCGCAGGTGCGCGTACATCAGGTACTCGTTCTGGAAGCTCATCAGGGTGAGCCCCGACTCGGCGCCCGCCACGATCGTCGGCATCGGCGCCCCCGGAGTGGCCGAGACGGCGGTCACCGTGAGGACGTTGCTGCGGCGGGCCTCGTGCTCGGTGAACTCGCGCCACCAGCGCGCGAACCGCCCGGGGGTGTCGCGCAGTCCGTCGCGCTGCGGGTCCTCCCCGATCTCCACGAGCAGCCGCCGGGCGAT from Streptomyces flavofungini includes:
- a CDS encoding PfkB family carbohydrate kinase, which gives rise to MPTRQAALGPRARLLPLYDVLLLNACEARNLLCRAGTPAEQAARLRQLGPRVVVVTAGAAGAAMACAPYDEVLFLPAEHGACADDTGAGDALASAFVLGLSTGASPRAALAQGLRAARVTIGCRRSTCRALSTARALKAR
- a CDS encoding NUDIX hydrolase, translated to MSRFAEALPAALLVVPGPGGTVTFIHQLKGPYAGSWLLPGGGIERGEAAESAALREAREETGIAVESCSLFAVYEFTGKWAEGDYHLLMFACLADRAYELPAGYEGHNVGEIRQARLGDIAMHSTDYQILTDAGVAAYDDDTIARGLAEDGITMRAHRVGSTKRFSAP